Genomic segment of Methanolobus mangrovi:
TGGGTTGTCTCCCTTACGGACTACAAGCTTACCCCAGTAGTCCGGACTCCAACTTTCTTAGACGACGGTGAGTTTGGAGTTTGACAAGTGGCTGAGGAATTTCTTCCCCGGGACCACCAATCAGTGCTCTACTTCACCGACTATCTCCAGTTAGGTCATGCTTCGACATGTTTCGGAAGGAACCAGCTGATGCCGGGTTAGATTAGCCTTTCACTCCGAGACGCAGGTCACACGAATGATTTGCAGATCAATACCGCTTGCGGTCCTCCACGTAGCTTTCGCCACGCTTCAACCTGCCCACGCCTAGATCACCCGGCTTCGGGTCGTACCCTAATGACTCCACGCACTTGTATACGCCGCTCCTCGCCTTACGGCTGCGAGCATGTTGCTTTCGCTTCGGCTTCCTATGTAAAAAGTTAGCCATCGCCATTTGAATACACTCCCTGGCCCGTTCTTCAAAACGTAAGATATGACATTGGCAATAACGCCCGTACTGCAGCCTCGCGGCTGTTTCCTTCGCGTTAAAGATCCTTTAACGCCATATCGCTCCATCGCCTCCAGGTTTCAGGCACTTTTAACCTCCCTTCTTGGGGTACTTTTCAGTTTTCGGTCACCCTACTAGTTCACTATCGGTCTCAAGAAGTATTTAGTTTTGGAAGTTGGTGCCTCCCAAATTCACGCGGGAATTCCGACCCACGTTACTCAGGCCACATTCCAGATCCTTTGGTTGTTATTTACGTGACTATCACACTCTTTGGTCTAACGTTCCAGAAAAGTTCAATTCCAACCAAGTGGGATCTTTAGAAAAGGCCTACAACACCACATCTCCCGCACGTTACCGGCGGGATTCAGTTTGAACTGTGCCGTGTTCATTCGCCATTACTAGCGGCATCTCTTCGATTTCTTTTCCTGCCCCTACTAAGATGCTTCAATTCGGGGCGTTCCCGATCATTACTGATCAACACACAAAATGTGTTAGGAAGACCCATTAGGAGATCCCAGGTTCATAGGCTCCATGCACCTACCCTGGGCTTATCGCAGCTTGGCACGTCCCTCATCAGCCCTTGAGCCGAGCCATCCACCTGAAGGCATATTTACCAGAGTCCATCTCACTTTGTCCAGTGAGCGTCTGATATATGCATGCATATACACGATCTCATTGCAGCCGTTGTTGCTTCGACCACTTCATCCTTCCCCGAAAAAGTTACTTCTCGGGTGCACTAAATAATGGACTTGCTGGGATTCGAACCCAGGGCCTTCGCCTTGCAAAGGCGACGATCTCCCAACTGATCTACAAGCCCTCCTGGATTCGCCTTTTTTGAATCCATGTAGATTATTTCGGATTTGACAGTTTTTCGATTTCTGACCGGTAAGTGGTGATCGGCGTTGTGCCGATCTGCTTAGGAGGTGATCCAGCCGCAGATTCCCCTACGGCTACCTTGTTACGACTTAACCCCCCTTGCGAAATTTAGGTTCGAACACGGCACTAGGTCCGTGCCCTCACCCATACCTCACTCGGGTGGTTTGACGGGCGGTGTGTGCAAGGAGCAGGGACGTATTCACCGCGCTATATTGAAACGCGATTACTACGGATTCCAGCTTCATGAGGGCGAGTTACAGCCCTCAATTCGAACTAAGGCCGGGTTTATGAGATTACCAACCCCTTTCGGGGTAGGAGCCCATTGTCCCGGTCATTGTAGCCCGCGTGTAGCCCTGGAGATTCGGGGCATACTGACCTACCGTAGCCCGCACCTTCCTCTGGTTTAGCACCAGCGGTCCCCACAGAGTACCCATCATCCCGAAGGATATGCTGGCAACAGTGGGCACGGGTCTCGCTCGTTGCCTGACTTAACAGGATGCTTCACAGTACGAACTGACGACGGCCATGCACCTCCTCTCAGCGATTCAGGTAAGACCTTCAGCCTGACCTACATATTGCTGTCGCCCCAGGTGAGTTTTCCGGCGTTGAGTCCAATTAAACCGCAGGCTCCACCCGTTGTAGTGCTCCCCCGCCAATTCCTTTAAGTTTCAGCCTTGCGGCCGTACTTCCCAGGTGGCTCGCTTCACGGCTTCCCTGCGGCACCTGAAACGGTCGCACCGTCCCAGACACCTAGCGAGCATCGTTTACGGCTGGGACTACCCGGGTATCTAATCCGGTTCGTGCCCCCAGCTTTCGTCCCTCACCGTCGGACCCGTTCTGGTAAGACGCCTTCGCCACTGGTGGTCCCACAAGGATTACAAGATTTCACTCCTACCCCTGTAGTACCTCTTACCTCTCCCGGTCCCAAGTCTGACAGTATCCCCCGGAAGCCTAACAGTTGAGCTGTCAGATTTCCCGGAAGACTGATCAAACCGGCTACGGACCCTTTAGACCCAATAATAGTGGCCACCACTCGGGCCGCCGGTGTTACCGCGGCGGCTGGCACCGGTCTTGCCCGGCCCTTGCTAACACATGCTATTTATACATGCGGACAGCCAACATAAGATGCTGGCACTCAGTATCCCCTTATCGCGGTTTCCCGCATTGTAAAGTTTTCGCGCCTGCTGCGCCCCGTAGGGCCTGGATTCATGTCTCAGAATCCATCTCCGGGCTCTTGCTCTCACAACCCGTACCCGTCGTCGGCTAGTAGGTACACTACACCCACTACAACCTGATAGGCCGCAGATTCATCCTAAGGCGCCGGAGCTTTTGACCACAGAACATTCCAGTATCTATGGTATATTAGGGATTATCACCAGTTTCCCGGAGTTATACCTAACCTTAGGGCAGATTATCCACGTGTTACTGAGCAGTACGCCATGTTTACGAAAAACATTTGACTCGCATGGCTTAATCGAATACTGATAGCAGTGACCTCTGGCAGGATCAACCAGAATTGTTAATCCACACACAAAAGTATATTATTTTGGAAGTCATTTAAGGAATCATTAGGAAAGAACTCTCACTAGAGAATTTCTTTTCACATGCACTTAGTTGGTTAATTCCAATTAGTTAGTAGTTGTTCACTACCGGTCAGAATTAACCGAACTGCCAAATCCAACGTCAGACAAGAAATAACTCTTGCCTCCACTTGTTAAAAGGCGGTGATTGTAAGTTCTCGCGTGATTCACGCGGACTCCTTCAAAGGACATCATCCTATATATACCTTCCGAATCAGGAGATTCGAAGGCAAAGGATGAACCTTTGTGACACCTGCCCGATGAAATGAAATTAGTACTTCATCATATGCTTCACGTAGAGTTATTATCATGATGCAGTGACGCACCATTGTGCTCAACGCGAGCACCCTTACAAGTCAATGCTTGTATAAAAGGGTTGCGGAGAAATTGGCAAATACAACGAATAACATACCTATAATATACAATAAGTACTCCGAAATAAACTAAACCTTAAGGATTTGCATGAGACTACCATAAAACTGAGGAATTGCTTTTTACAATGATAAACCGCTTATAGCACACATCAGACTATTTTTAACACGACTCTGCGCAACGATGAACACACACCTGATGCATCACTAACCAATGAGCAAAACCTCAAGATCATGCAGTAACAGAACAATCCGGGTGTTGCACACCCAAGAAGAACATCACCCCAATCCAAACAATTACATAAGTCTATTAAACTTCAAAGTGTTGGGCAAAATAGTAATATTATATACATAATTTTACTACCCATTATTGATTTCAATAGGTTTCCTACATAGCAAAATTGTTATCAAATTAGAATGCAGGGAATTTTACCCCTGATTTGATATACCCAAGTAAAAAAAAAACTACCACCGACAGTTAGATTTATAATTAATACTGCAATAGAGGTATCGTTAATCTCAAATGCGGGAGTAACCAAGCGGTCAACGGTGGCAGACTCAAGATCTGCTCGCGTAGGCGTTCGGGGGTTCGAATCCCTTCTCCCGCACCACTTTAAATTGGCAATGTTCTTCTATTCTTTTCTATTATTCTTGTGTTTTTGATATACCCAATATTCACTAAAAGACATTGAATCTTTTTCATGGCACTGTGCCCCATTATTCCTATATATCTTAGGAACAAGAAAATATTGGGCATTTCACCTGCACGTATTATTCTTTTACAAAATCCAAATGTTTATGTTTGCCAATCTCATCCATATTAACAATCGGAATAAAATAAATAATAAAAGAGTATAATTAGCGCAAAATCGTAGAATACTTTAATCATACTCATGCAGGAGTTCGAATCTATTCTCCCGCAAACACCAAAGGTGATCTTTTTTGTCAAATCCCATAGAACGTGATACCGTTGTATCAGCTGTTGTTGATATTTTAAGAGAAGCAGAGACCATATTACCACAGGATGTTGTAGATGCACTTAAAAAGGCAGCTTCGAAAGAAACATCCCCTGTTGCAGGAGAACAACTTGAAGCGATTCTTAAGAATATCGAAATTGCAGGCAACAGGAAAGTACCCATTTGCCAGGATACAGGAATACTCATATTTTTTGTCGAGCTGGGACGTAAAGCCCTGCTTGACTTTAGCCTGGAAGACGCGATCCTTGAAGGCGTAAGAATAGCAACCGAATCAATCCCACTGCGCCCCAATGCCGTTGACCCCATAAGTCGCAGCAACAGTGGAAATAACATAGGAACCGGCATTCCAGATATAAAATACGAGCTGACAGAAGGAAGCAGCATTAAGATCACTGTTGCCCCCAAGGGCGCAGGTTCTGAAAATATGAGTGCTATTAAAATGTTCAACCCTACAGAAAAAGACATGATACGTAACTTTGTTCTTGAGACTGTACTGAATGCAGGCGGCAAACCCTGCCCGCCAATAATTGTTGGCGTGGGCATTGGCGGTTCTTTTGATAAAGCCGCAAGGCTTGCAAAATCCGCCCTGCTTGAGAATGTTGAAGACATGAATGAAGAGGAACTAAGTCTGCTGGAAGACATCAACTCCCTCGGAATAGGACCAATGGGACTTGGCGGTAAGACAACAGCACTTGCAGTACACATCAAAAAAGCGCATTGTCATACAGCATCCCTCCCGGTGGCCGTGAATATCCAGTGCTGGGCCAATCGTCATTCTTCAGTGACCCTTGGTGGTGATGAGTAATGGAATACAGGCTGACAACACCATTACAAAAAGAAGATATCGGAAAGCTCAAAGCAGGCGATATCGTCTACCTCAGCGGAACAATATTTACGGCTAGAGATGAAGCCCATGCCAGAATTCTGGAAATGTACCAGGAAAAGGAAGAGCTTCCATTTGATCTGGAAGGTTCTGTGATCTATCACTGCGGACCCCTTATGAAAGAAGATGAAGGTAAATGGGAAGTCGTTGCTGCAGGACCCACCACAAGTGCCCGCATGTCAAAAATGACACCAAAACTCCTTGAAATTCATGAAGTTAGGGCCTTTGTAGGAAAGGGTGGAATGGATAATGTCACAGATGCCATGGAAAACAAAGCTGTCTACCTCGCCTTTACAGGTGGCTGTGCGGCATTGGCTGCCATTAGCATTGAAAAAGTAAATACTGTACATTGGCTTGACCTTGGAATGCCAGAAGCTGTGTGGGAGCTTGAGGTTAATGAGTTCGGACCCCTTGTTGTCGGAATAGACTCACACAACAATGATCTGTTCTTAGAAGTTAGTAAAAAAGCAAAGGCGGCTTATTCCAAACTTGAATAAGCCAGATCATTTATTTTTAATGTTTGTTTCAGATCAAGAACGTGAAGATACACCAGGCAATAAGCGTCAATATAATAGAGTGTTTTAAACCCAAAAATGCCGAACCTTCACCCATCTGCCCTGCCACCAGTCCGCTCATGAAACCCTGAATGACTGTTGCATGAAACATCAGACGAGTGTACTCTGCAGGATCAAAAGCTCCAATGAAACTGCTTCCTGCACCGGCTGCAGATGCAGCCCTACCTGCTTCTGCCATGGTTGGCACAAATGTAGAAGTGAGCATGGCTATTACAAAAATGAAAACGAAGAAGGACATGTAAGTGATGACCACATACACCATCATATTACCACGTCTTTCACGTTCCAGCATTTTCACTTCTCTTGCGTCACGGGCAGCAGCCTCAAGAACAGAAGATACACGACCTCCAGCTTTGCTTGCCTGAGTAATAAGGGAAACTGACCTCACAATAATAGGGGTCGATATTCTGATCGCGAAGGTTTTCAATGAATCTTCAAAAGATACACCCCAGGACATTGAAGAATCCATTGCCTGGACTTCCTTGGTCAGGGCACCATATTCACCCTTAGCAACAGTATTAACAGCATTCGGAAGAGTTAATCCTGCCCTGCTCATTTCAGATATATCCCTCAAGAAAGTTGGGAGATACTCCTCAATCATACTTGTCCTTTTGTACTTTTTATGGAAAGCAATGGAAGGAGGTGTCACACACAGGAG
This window contains:
- a CDS encoding fumarate hydratase translates to MSNPIERDTVVSAVVDILREAETILPQDVVDALKKAASKETSPVAGEQLEAILKNIEIAGNRKVPICQDTGILIFFVELGRKALLDFSLEDAILEGVRIATESIPLRPNAVDPISRSNSGNNIGTGIPDIKYELTEGSSIKITVAPKGAGSENMSAIKMFNPTEKDMIRNFVLETVLNAGGKPCPPIIVGVGIGGSFDKAARLAKSALLENVEDMNEEELSLLEDINSLGIGPMGLGGKTTALAVHIKKAHCHTASLPVAVNIQCWANRHSSVTLGGDE
- a CDS encoding FumA C-terminus/TtdB family hydratase beta subunit, which gives rise to MEYRLTTPLQKEDIGKLKAGDIVYLSGTIFTARDEAHARILEMYQEKEELPFDLEGSVIYHCGPLMKEDEGKWEVVAAGPTTSARMSKMTPKLLEIHEVRAFVGKGGMDNVTDAMENKAVYLAFTGGCAALAAISIEKVNTVHWLDLGMPEAVWELEVNEFGPLVVGIDSHNNDLFLEVSKKAKAAYSKLE
- a CDS encoding type II secretion system F family protein; amino-acid sequence: MKILDFFRRETQSSELLTEEELSTLEDSLIDAKMEEATKNVLVKNFFKEPLKTLSLNPEYTFALSIPLALVFFTIGMAITWGTPVIDDVIIFSVLLCVTPPSIAFHKKYKRTSMIEEYLPTFLRDISEMSRAGLTLPNAVNTVAKGEYGALTKEVQAMDSSMSWGVSFEDSLKTFAIRISTPIIVRSVSLITQASKAGGRVSSVLEAAARDAREVKMLERERRGNMMVYVVITYMSFFVFIFVIAMLTSTFVPTMAEAGRAASAAGAGSSFIGAFDPAEYTRLMFHATVIQGFMSGLVAGQMGEGSAFLGLKHSIILTLIAWCIFTFLI